A single region of the Bacteroidota bacterium genome encodes:
- the pckA gene encoding phosphoenolpyruvate carboxykinase (ATP), with product MKYLEFNTPAIKHANTLKSDFGLENHGLVHLDTIYWNLPTPALVEEAVFRGEGRLVNGGALHIFTGKWTARAANDKYFVKESSTEDKIDWGEYNRPMTAEKFNGLFSRLQSYWQGEELFVQDTYAGANPEYRLPVRVISDKAWAAHFARNMLLVEKDLASLKQYVPDFTIMVAPKFKVDPRIDGTLSETAIVINFEQRLAIVANSEYAGEIKKTIFTIMNYLMPLQDVMSMHCSANVGKDKDVALFFGLSGTGKTTLSADPKRSLIGDDEHGWSDDSVFNYEAGCYAKAIRLSEEAEPEIHACTYKFGTILENVIYDEASRQIDLDDEKITENTRLSYPLEFIPNSVSDKMVKSQPSNIIFLTADAQGVMPPIAKLSMNQAIYHFISGYTSKIAGTELGLGIEPKITFSACFGAPFMVHHPYFYANLLRNKAEKSGAHIWLVNTGWVGGKFGVGKRISIKHTRAMLNAALEGKLNEVEYRKDKLFGFDIPLSCPGVPEDVFKPSNAWGDKDDYWKKYDALVSRYIENFKLFADYVPDEVKREGPKRLKDVM from the coding sequence ATGAAATATTTAGAATTTAATACACCGGCAATAAAGCATGCAAACACATTAAAATCAGATTTTGGTTTAGAAAATCATGGATTAGTTCATCTTGATACTATTTATTGGAACCTACCAACACCCGCATTAGTTGAAGAAGCTGTATTTCGCGGAGAAGGACGATTAGTAAATGGTGGAGCATTACATATATTTACAGGAAAATGGACTGCTAGAGCTGCCAATGACAAATACTTTGTAAAAGAATCAAGTACAGAAGATAAAATAGACTGGGGAGAATATAACAGACCCATGACAGCTGAAAAATTTAATGGATTATTTTCAAGATTGCAATCATATTGGCAAGGTGAAGAATTATTTGTTCAAGATACTTATGCAGGAGCCAATCCTGAATATCGTCTTCCTGTAAGAGTTATTTCCGATAAAGCATGGGCTGCTCATTTTGCAAGAAATATGCTACTCGTTGAAAAAGATCTTGCAAGTCTAAAACAATATGTACCTGACTTTACTATTATGGTTGCCCCAAAATTCAAAGTTGATCCAAGAATCGATGGTACATTAAGTGAAACAGCTATTGTTATTAATTTTGAACAACGACTTGCCATTGTTGCTAACTCTGAATATGCTGGTGAAATTAAAAAAACAATTTTTACGATAATGAATTATCTTATGCCTTTACAAGATGTAATGTCTATGCATTGCTCGGCAAATGTCGGCAAAGATAAAGATGTAGCATTATTTTTCGGATTAAGTGGTACAGGTAAAACTACTCTTTCGGCTGACCCAAAACGTAGTTTAATAGGTGATGACGAACATGGATGGAGTGATGATTCGGTTTTTAATTACGAAGCAGGTTGTTACGCAAAAGCAATTCGCCTTAGTGAAGAAGCAGAGCCTGAAATTCATGCATGTACATATAAATTTGGAACAATTCTCGAGAATGTTATTTATGACGAAGCATCTCGTCAAATTGACCTTGATGATGAAAAAATTACGGAAAACACTCGTTTATCTTATCCTTTAGAATTTATTCCAAATTCTGTATCTGATAAAATGGTGAAATCCCAACCCAGTAATATTATATTTTTAACAGCCGATGCACAGGGTGTTATGCCTCCTATTGCAAAGCTTTCTATGAATCAGGCTATTTATCATTTTATTAGCGGATATACTTCAAAAATTGCAGGAACAGAACTTGGATTAGGCATTGAGCCAAAAATTACTTTTAGTGCTTGCTTTGGTGCTCCGTTTATGGTTCACCATCCTTATTTTTATGCTAATTTATTACGTAACAAAGCTGAAAAATCAGGTGCTCATATTTGGTTAGTAAATACCGGATGGGTAGGCGGAAAATTTGGTGTAGGTAAACGTATTTCTATCAAACATACTCGTGCTATGCTTAACGCTGCTTTAGAGGGAAAACTCAATGAAGTCGAATACAGAAAAGATAAGTTATTTGGCTTTGATATTCCTCTTTCATGCCCGGGTGTTCCCGAAGATGTTTTTAAACCATCAAATGCATGGGGCGATAAAGATGATTACTGGAAAAAATATGATGCTTTAGTTTCAAGATATATTGAAAACTTTAAACTTTTTGCCGACTATGTACCAGATGAGGTTAAAAGAGAAGGTCCTAAGAGATTGAAGGATGTGATGTGA